CCTTGCCGTCTTGCAGGACAACAACGCGATCAGCAAGCCGCACAATTTCGTCCACGGCATGACTAACGTAAACAGTCGGGATTCCGAATCGCGTACGCAGCGATTCCAGGTAAGGCAGGATCTCCTGCTTGCGTGCTGAATCCAGCGCCGCAAGCGGCTCGTCCAGCAACATCAACGCCGGTCGGCTTAACAACGTGCGACCGAGCGCCACGCGTTGGCGTTCGCCACCCGACAGTCTGGTGACTGTCCGATTCAACAGCGGTTCAAGATCCAGCGCCGCAACCACTTCGGCAAAACCGGGACCAACGCCACGATTGCGGCGGTCGGCAAAGTGCAGGTTGCCGGCAACATCCAGATGCTCGAACAGACGGGCATCCTGAAATACATACCCTATCTGGCGTTGGTAAGCGGGTACGAACTCGCCCGCCGCACTGTTGAGCCAGACTTTGTCAGCCATCCGTGCGGTACCGGCCACGTCCTTTTCAAAGCCGGCGATGACGCGCAGCAGGGTACTCTTGCCGCTGCCACTTGCACCGAACAGGCCGGTCACGCCGTCGAGCGCGATATCCGTCCTGACCGACAGGGCAAAGTCCGCATACGACTTGCGAACGTCGAGGCTCAATACCGCATTCGACTCAAGCGGCATGCGCAACACCTCTGCCGTTGCGCGCATAGACAAACAGCAGTACGCAGAAAGAGAACAGCAACATGATGGCAGAAAGTACGTGGGCGTCTGCGTAGTTCAGTGTTTCCACGTGTTCGTAGATCTGTATGGAGATCAGCCGGGTTTTACCGGGAATATTCCCACCCACCATCAAAACGACACCGAACTCGCCAATTGTATGCGCGAACGCAAGAATGGCACCGGACAGGAAACCACGCCGTGCGAGCGGCATGACGACCGACAGAAATGCATCCAGCGGCGACGCCCGCAGACTTTGAGCCGCCTCCAGCGGGCCGGTGCCAATCGACTCAAACGCCCTTTGCAAAGGCTGCACCATGAACGGCAACGAATAGACGATCGACGCCAGCAACAAGCCGCTGAATGAAAAGCTGAGAGAGTCGCCGCTCAATCGCAACCAGAAGCGGCCCAACGGCGATCCGGGGTTCATCAGCAGCAGAAAATAAAAGCCCAGCACCGTCGGCGGCAGGACGAGCGGCAATGCCGTGATCGCTTCCATCGCGGGTCGCAAGCGCGAACGCGTTGTCGCCAGCCACCACGCCAGCGGTGTGCCCAGCAACAGGAGACAGACGGTTGTGGCCGACGCCAACGCAACCGTCAACCACAATGGACCGAGGTCAGGCATGCTCACGGTTCCACGCCGTAGCCATGGCGCGCTATGAGCGCTTGCGCTGCGGAACTCTGGAGAAATGTCATGAACGCCGCGGCAGCGGGCTTGGCGGCCGCACGCGACAGCAGCACCGCTTCCTGACGCAGCGGTGCATGCAGGCGGGTCGGCACAGGCCAGCAGCTCGCCGGATCGCGCGTGCCGTCTCCGAATACACTGGCACGAGCAACGAGACCGTAGTCGACGCTGCCGGTGGCGACCATTGCGTAAGTCTGAGTGACGTTCTCCCCTTTCACCAGGCGTTGCGGGAAGTCGGCTGGCAACTCCAGCGTCGCGAGCACCTGCTCGGCGGCCAGGCCATAGGGCGCGACAGCCGGATTGGCAATGGCAAGTCGGCCGGCGAAATTGTTGTTCAGCACTGCCAACCCGTCGGCGACCGGCTGCTCGCCATTTGCACGGCAAAAACTCAGCGCCCCCACCGCGTAGACGAAGCGCGAACCCGCAACTGAGCGACCATCCGCTTCGAGACGCTGTGGACTGTTCTGATCTGCCGCCAGCAACACGTCGAACGGTGCGCCATTGATGATTTGCGCATGCAACACGCCGGTGGACGCACTGACAAGTTGTACGTGCAGCCCGCTGGACGCTTCGAAGTCCGCAACAAGTTCTTGCGCAGTCGTCAGAAAATTGGCCGCAACCGCAACCGTTACCGAGTTACCGGTTTTTTCTGAGTCACAAGCGGTTGAGGACAGCAATAACAACAGGAGTACGGTCTTCCAGACCGGGCGCACGGCATGGACAGGTCCTGCGTAGTGTGCGTGCTGCTGATTGCCAATGCCGATGATCATCGGCAAATCCTACACCAGGCACCTGTCGCTATGCAGACTTGTTAACCGCCCGCGCACTCGTGGCAGACAGAGGGCAATACACCCGGACAGCCAAACCGCTTGGCAGTAAGCGAAATTTTTAGCGATCGGCAGGTCCACGTCCACGCGCGGGCTTGGCGGGCTTGCTCAGTGTGCCGGACTTGCCGGATTTAGCGGGCTTGCCTGGTTTGCCTGGCTTGGCAAACGTGCCCGATTTTCCGGGCTTGGCAGACTTGCCAAACTTACCCGGTTTTCCGGGCTTACTGCCGGCCGCTCCGGCGGGCTTGCTGCCTGGCTTCGGCTTGGTCCGCTTCTTGTCGGGGCCGCTGCCCTTGCTATCCGGCTTGTGGCTGCGTGGCTTCTTGTCGAAGTGCCTCGCTTTGCCCGGCTTGCCAGACGCTTTCGCGGCAGCTTCGCCGACCCGCGTAATACGTATGGCCTGGCCGCACACCCGCGCTTTCTTCAGGTCGTTAAAGATGTCGGCGGGCATACCGACCGGCAGATCCAGGATACTGTGCTCGTCGTGTATTTCGATCTGGCCGATATTGTCGCCGTCAAGCCCTGCCTCATTGGCAATGGCGCCAACGATATTGCCCGGCTTGACGCCGTGCACATAGCCGACTTCGATACGAAACAGCTCCCGGTCCTTGCCCAGCGGTCCACGTGGCTTGCTGCGTTTCGACTTGTCCCGGCTGCTGCGCTTGTCCGGATCGTGTGCACGCGTTGCCGGCCGGTCGGTCTCCGGCTTCATGAGCAAAGGACGATCACCGAGCGAGATCTGCGCCAGTGCGGCCGCAATGTCGCGGGCGGGCACATCGTGCTCCTGCTGGTATTGCTCTATCAGCCCCTGCATGAAGCCCAGTTCACCGGTTGCCAGCGTGTCGCTGATCTTTTGTTTGAAATCGGCAATGCGTTTGTTGTTAACGGTCTCGGTCGTCGGCAGATCCAGCCGCTCGATTTTTTGCCGTGTCGCTTTCTCGATCGCATACAACATGCGCCGTTCACGCGGCGCAACGAACAGGATCGCATCGCCCTGCCGACCGGCACGGCCGGTGCGCCCAATCCGGTGAATATAGGCTTCGGTATCGTAAGGAATGTCGTAGTTGATCACGTGACTGATGCGATCAACGTCAAGACCACGTGCGGCAACGTCGGTGGCGACGAGTATGTCCAGACTGCCCTTTTTGAGACGTTCGACCATCTGTTCGCGTTGGTTTTGAGCCATGTCACCGTTCATCGCCGCGGCGGCATAGCCACGCGCTTCCAGCCGCTCGGCCAGTTCGCTGGTCGCGGTCTTGGTGCGCACAAACATAAGAATGGCGTCGAACGGCTCCACTTCGAGAATGCGGGTCAACGCATCGAGCTTGTGCAAACCGCCGACCATCCAGTACCGCTGGCGTATTGTTTCCGCCGTGGCCGTGCGTTGCTTGATTGACACTTCCTGCGGGTTCCGCAAATGGCGTCGTGCGATGCGTTCCACTTCGCGCGGCATCGTCGCGGAAAACAATGCCATTTGCCGTTCCGTCGGCGTCTGTTCGAGGATCCACTCCACATCATCAATGAAACCCATACGCAGCATTTCATCCGCCTCATCGAGCACCAGCGCCTGCAGCTTGTCGAGTTTCAACGTGCCTTTGCGCATGTGATCCATGACCCGGCCCGGCGTACCGACAACTACGGTGACACCGCGCTTGAGCTGGCGGAGCTGCCCGCTGTATTCCTGCCCACCGTAGATGGGCAGGACGCGAAAACCGCCCATGTGCGCCGCGTAACGTTGGAAGGCTTCCGACACCTGGATAGCCAGCTCACGGGTTGGCGTCAGGGTCAGTATTTGCACGCTGTTGCTGTTCGGATCGATGCGCGACAACAGCGGCAGTGCGAACGCGGCAGTTTTACCCGTTCCGGTTGGCGCGTGACCCAGCAGGTCGAGCCCGGCCAGCAAGTGCGGAATGGCTTCCGCCTGAATGGGCGATGGCATTTCATAGCCCACATCGTCGAGGGCGGCCTGGATCGCAGCAGGCAGTTTCAGGTCACGAAACGTGACGGGGGTTTGATTGGCTTCTGACATCGGGGGTCCTGACGGGGCGGCTGTCCGGGCAGGGTCCTGACCGGGAGCGGGATCATACCTTGCCAGCGCCGCAAACACCGGAAAATTGCGGCAATTTAGGCTGAAAAAGCCCGAATTACACGGTCAGCCTGCCTTACGTGTCGCCCGGCGGGACCGATAAGCTCACAGGGGCCCCGCAGTCGACACACGGAACGACGCCCAACAATCTGCGCATTGACCGGCCGAATCTGACCGCTACTATGGTCCGACTCCTCTGAATCAAAGGGTTACCAATGAATGCGACGTTCCGCCTGCTGCCAATATTGCTACTGCTCACAGCCTGTGCGCTGGCGGAAACAACCAACACTGCACGTGGCGTCCTTCCGCAACGTCTGGAACGCATCGATACTGCCATCAACCGGGAAATATCCGCCGGCAAGATCCCCGGCGCCGTCGCACTGATTGCCAGAAACGGCGAGATTGTTTATCACAAGGCTTTCGGTAACGCGGATATCCGGACCCGCACACCGATGACAACCAACTCCATTTTTCGTATCGCGTCGATGACCAAGGCGGTCACGACGGCTGGCGTGATGATTCTTTACGAACACGGCCACTTCAGACTCAATGACCCGATCGGTGACTACCTCCCTGAGTTCCGCGACA
The DNA window shown above is from Woeseia oceani and carries:
- a CDS encoding DEAD/DEAH box helicase: MSEANQTPVTFRDLKLPAAIQAALDDVGYEMPSPIQAEAIPHLLAGLDLLGHAPTGTGKTAAFALPLLSRIDPNSNSVQILTLTPTRELAIQVSEAFQRYAAHMGGFRVLPIYGGQEYSGQLRQLKRGVTVVVGTPGRVMDHMRKGTLKLDKLQALVLDEADEMLRMGFIDDVEWILEQTPTERQMALFSATMPREVERIARRHLRNPQEVSIKQRTATAETIRQRYWMVGGLHKLDALTRILEVEPFDAILMFVRTKTATSELAERLEARGYAAAAMNGDMAQNQREQMVERLKKGSLDILVATDVAARGLDVDRISHVINYDIPYDTEAYIHRIGRTGRAGRQGDAILFVAPRERRMLYAIEKATRQKIERLDLPTTETVNNKRIADFKQKISDTLATGELGFMQGLIEQYQQEHDVPARDIAAALAQISLGDRPLLMKPETDRPATRAHDPDKRSSRDKSKRSKPRGPLGKDRELFRIEVGYVHGVKPGNIVGAIANEAGLDGDNIGQIEIHDEHSILDLPVGMPADIFNDLKKARVCGQAIRITRVGEAAAKASGKPGKARHFDKKPRSHKPDSKGSGPDKKRTKPKPGSKPAGAAGSKPGKPGKFGKSAKPGKSGTFAKPGKPGKPAKSGKSGTLSKPAKPARGRGPADR
- the modA gene encoding molybdate ABC transporter substrate-binding protein, whose product is MIIGIGNQQHAHYAGPVHAVRPVWKTVLLLLLLSSTACDSEKTGNSVTVAVAANFLTTAQELVADFEASSGLHVQLVSASTGVLHAQIINGAPFDVLLAADQNSPQRLEADGRSVAGSRFVYAVGALSFCRANGEQPVADGLAVLNNNFAGRLAIANPAVAPYGLAAEQVLATLELPADFPQRLVKGENVTQTYAMVATGSVDYGLVARASVFGDGTRDPASCWPVPTRLHAPLRQEAVLLSRAAAKPAAAAFMTFLQSSAAQALIARHGYGVEP
- the modC gene encoding molybdenum ABC transporter ATP-binding protein, which codes for MPLESNAVLSLDVRKSYADFALSVRTDIALDGVTGLFGASGSGKSTLLRVIAGFEKDVAGTARMADKVWLNSAAGEFVPAYQRQIGYVFQDARLFEHLDVAGNLHFADRRNRGVGPGFAEVVAALDLEPLLNRTVTRLSGGERQRVALGRTLLSRPALMLLDEPLAALDSARKQEILPYLESLRTRFGIPTVYVSHAVDEIVRLADRVVVLQDGKVAAAGETAAVLDALPVGSVGLDAGIATVFEAQVVRHIAELHLTELAFCGQPLFVPSLSTRQPGEQVVLRVRASDVALALGRPTGLSMRNVFKGTVQRVAEQSNGAFALVTVQVGTVSLRAEVTRHALQAMQLVVGMELFALLKTATFASRRWSADESL
- the modB gene encoding molybdate ABC transporter permease subunit is translated as MPDLGPLWLTVALASATTVCLLLLGTPLAWWLATTRSRLRPAMEAITALPLVLPPTVLGFYFLLLMNPGSPLGRFWLRLSGDSLSFSFSGLLLASIVYSLPFMVQPLQRAFESIGTGPLEAAQSLRASPLDAFLSVVMPLARRGFLSGAILAFAHTIGEFGVVLMVGGNIPGKTRLISIQIYEHVETLNYADAHVLSAIMLLFSFCVLLFVYARNGRGVAHAA